The Streptomyces durmitorensis genome contains the following window.
GCTACGGCGCCCACCAGACCTTCGGCGATCTGCACCTCGACATGGCGGACGCCCCGGAAGCACCAGACGCCACCTACCGCCGCACCCTCGATCTGCGCACGGGCCTCGCGACCGTCACGTACACCCACCGGCAAGTGCGCCACGAGCGGGAGTTCTTCGCCTCGTATCCCGACGGCGTGATCGTCGGGCGGCTCACCGCCGACCGCCCCGCGAGCGTCAGCTGCACCCTGCGCCACACCTCGCCCCGCGCCGACTTCACCGCGAAGGCCGACGGCGACCGGATCGCCGTACGCGGTGAACTCGCCGACAACGGACTGAAGTTCGAGGCACAGCTGCGCGTCGTGCACCACGGCGGTACCCGCACGGCGAACGCGGACGGCAGCATCACCGTCAGCGGTGCCGACCACGTCTGGTTCGCGCTCGCCGCGGGCACCGACTACGCCGACACCTACCCCGACTACCGCGGCGACGACCCGCACGCCGACGTCGTACGCACCGTCGACCAGGCCGTCGCCCAGGGGCACGGCGCACTCCGCGCCCGCCACCTGCGCGACCACGCGGACCTGTTCGCCCGGGTCGCCCTCGACATCGGCCAGAGCGCGCCGGCCGATGTCCCGACCGACCAGCTGCTCAAGGGGTACGGGACAGGAGCGAGCGCGGCCGACCGCGCCCTCGAAGCCCTCTTCTTCCAGTACGGGCGCTACCTCCTCATCGCCTCGTCCCGCGCGGGCTCGCTGCCCGCCAACCTCCAGGGCGTGTGGAACAACAGCACCACGCCACCCTGGTCGGCCGACTACCACACCAACATCAACCTCCAGATGAACTACTGGCTCGCCGAGGCCGCCAACCTCGCCGAGACCACCGCCCCCTACGACCGCTTCGTCGAGGCGCTGCGCGCGCCGGGACGGCGCACGGCCAAGGAGATGTTCGGCTCGCGGGGCTGGGTGGTGCACAACGAGACCAACCCCTACGGCTTCACCGGCGTCCACGACTGGTCGACCGCCTTCTGGTTCCCCGAGGCCGCGGCCTGGCTCACCGCGCAGCTCTACGAGCACTACCGCTTCGGCGGCTCCACTCAGTACCTGCGCTCCACCGCCTATCCCGCGATGAAGGAGGCCGCCGAGTTCTGGCTCGACAACCTCCGCACCGACCCGCGCGACGGCACCCTCGTCGTCACCCCCAGCTACTCGCCCGAGCACGGCGACTTCACCGCGGGCGACTCCATGGCCCAGCAGATCGTCCACGACCTGCTCACCAACACCCTGGAAGCCGCCCGGATCCTCGGCGACTCGGCCGCCTTCCGCGCCGATCTTGAGAAGACCCTGGGCAAGCTCGACCCCGGCCTGCGCGTCGGGTCCTGGGGCCAGCTCCAGGAGTGGAAGGCGGACCTGGACGACAAGACCGACGACCACCGGCACGTCTCGCACCTCTACGCCCTGCACCCCGGACGCCAGATCCAGCCGGGCAGCAAGTGGGCCGACGCCGCGAAGGTCTCCCTCACCGCACGCGGCGATGGCGGCACCGGCTGGTCCAAGGCGTGGAAGGTCAACTTCTGGGCGCGGCTCCGCGACGGCGACCACGCGCACAAGATGCTCGGCGAGCAGCTCAAGTCCTCGACGCTGCCCAACCTCTGGGACACCCACCCGCCGTTCCAGATCGACGGCAACTTCGGCGCGACGTCGGGCATCGTGGAGATGCTCCTGCAGAGCCAGTTCGACGTCGTCGAAGTGCTGCCCGCCCTGCCCGCGAGCTGGCCCGAGGGTTCGGTGCGCGGCCTGCGGGCGCGCGGCGGGGCACGCCTCGACATCGAGTGGAAGGGCGGACGCGCCACACGCATCGTGCTCACCGCTTCACGCACCCGCGAACTAACCCTGCGCAGCGGCCTGTTGAAGGGAGGCGAGAAGACCTTCAAGGCGCGGGCAGGACAGCGGTACGTCTTCGACTGAGCAGGCACCTCATCGGTCGGGGCCGGGCCCGCCCCACGCGGACCCGGCCCCGAACGGCCTCGACGGCTCTAGGAGCCCGAGCGCACCACCTTCACGTCGGCCGCCCTGACATACGCAACGCGGTGCCCGAACTGGACCTCGTAGTAGGTGTCCTTGCCGCGCACCACCTTGTGCGGCGCGGTGTCGAACGTCGGCGCGTAGAAGTACTCGCCCGGCACCTTGTCGCCGATCGCGTACTCCTGGCCCGCGAGGAGCTTGTACGGCAGCGGAGTGACCGGCTGCACCGGAACGCCCGCCGGGTACGCCTCCTTCTCCGGATAGGCGCGCCCGTACACCGGGACCTCCTTGGCGTCGCCCTTCGGCGTCACCACGAGCCCCGACGCGTCGACGGCGGTCGGCTGCTTCTTCGGGTTCTTGAACCATGCCTTCTGGCCCAGGTACCAGACGGCGGTCCAGTCGCCCTTGCGGTCGGCGACCGCGTACTGCTGGCCGGTGGACAGGCGCGCGCCGGTGTCGTTCACGCCGGTCGTCGAGTCGCCGCCACCGGGCCGCAGGCCGATGTCCTTGATGAGCGGCGCGTCGTCACGCGGCTCGGTGTGGACGCGCACCGCGGCCGAACCGTGCGTCTCGCACTTCTCGCCCGGCTTGACGCAGCCCGTGTACTCGGGGCGGTTCTTGGAGTACACGGGCGCCACCGTCACCAGACCGCCGCTGGGGCCCGCCGTCCGCTTGAACGGCTTGCCCATCAGGGTGAAGTAGTGCTGCCAGTCCCAGTACGGGCCTGGGTCGGTGTGCATGCCCGCGATCGTCGACGGCAGCGTGCCCGGCACGTTGT
Protein-coding sequences here:
- a CDS encoding glycoside hydrolase family 95 protein: MKTAVGGAAVLASGGGVLSGVAAAAEGRHDVSDTSDESLLWYAAPAADWEREALPIGNGALGAMVFGTLASERLQFNEKTLWTGGPGSREGYDHGDWREARPGALDAVREQLDEKGALAPDAVAAELGQSRRGYGAHQTFGDLHLDMADAPEAPDATYRRTLDLRTGLATVTYTHRQVRHEREFFASYPDGVIVGRLTADRPASVSCTLRHTSPRADFTAKADGDRIAVRGELADNGLKFEAQLRVVHHGGTRTANADGSITVSGADHVWFALAAGTDYADTYPDYRGDDPHADVVRTVDQAVAQGHGALRARHLRDHADLFARVALDIGQSAPADVPTDQLLKGYGTGASAADRALEALFFQYGRYLLIASSRAGSLPANLQGVWNNSTTPPWSADYHTNINLQMNYWLAEAANLAETTAPYDRFVEALRAPGRRTAKEMFGSRGWVVHNETNPYGFTGVHDWSTAFWFPEAAAWLTAQLYEHYRFGGSTQYLRSTAYPAMKEAAEFWLDNLRTDPRDGTLVVTPSYSPEHGDFTAGDSMAQQIVHDLLTNTLEAARILGDSAAFRADLEKTLGKLDPGLRVGSWGQLQEWKADLDDKTDDHRHVSHLYALHPGRQIQPGSKWADAAKVSLTARGDGGTGWSKAWKVNFWARLRDGDHAHKMLGEQLKSSTLPNLWDTHPPFQIDGNFGATSGIVEMLLQSQFDVVEVLPALPASWPEGSVRGLRARGGARLDIEWKGGRATRIVLTASRTRELTLRSGLLKGGEKTFKARAGQRYVFD